In Pseudonocardia sp. DSM 110487, the sequence GCTCGCCCGTGGTGACGTCGACGCGGCCTTCCTCACCGAACCGTTCATCACGCTGGCGGCTCGGAGCGTCGGCGCGGCGCCGATCGTCGACACCGCGACCGGACCGACGGCGGAGCTGCCCACGGCGGGGTATGCCGCTCTCGCAGGGTTCGCCGACGAGAACCGGGACGCGATAGCCGCCTTCCAGCGGGCGATGGCGAAGGCCACCGACGAGGCTGCTGACCGAGCCAAGGTGGAGCCGCTGCTCGTGGCGAACTCCGGGATCGACGCCGAGACGGCCTCCGCCACCGCACTGCTGACGTTCCGCTCGGCGCTCGACGCTCGCGAGCTGCAGCGGGTCCCCGACCTGCTCCTCGAGTTCGGGGTGCTCCGGGAGCGGGTGGACGCATCGGCCATGATCAGCCCAACGGCCTAGTGTCGGCGGTGCGGAGCCTTGCCGGGCTGCTCGCCGTGCTTGCGTTGTGGGAGGGCAGTACCCGAGTAGGACTGGTGGACGCCCGGTTCGTGCCGCCGCCGTCGGTGGTCCTCGTCCGGGTGGCCGAGCTACTGGGCAGTGAGGCGTTCCTGCGCGACGTGATCGCCACGGTGCTGGCGTGGGCGATAGCGCTCGGCATCGCCGTGGCGATCGCCGTGCCGGCGGGCTTGGTGCTCGGCAGCGTCCGAGCCGTGCGCATCGCGACGCGGGCACTCGTCGAGCTGCTCCGCCCGATCCCGTCCGTCGCGCTGATCCCGCTGGTGATCCTGCTCGTCGGCGGCGGCCCGGAAGCCAAGATCACGCTCGCGGTGTACGCCTCGATCTGGCCGATCCTCTACAACACCGTCTACGGACTCGACGAGATCGACCCGCTGCTCACCGAGACCGCACGGGCCTGCGGCACGCCGCGACTGCACATCGCCACATCGGTCGCCCTTCCCTGTGCCGCGCCGTTCATGGTCACCGGCGTGCGGCTCTCCGCCGCCATCGCGCTCATCGTGGTGGTGAGCACCGAGTTCCTCGCGGGTGCGAGCCGGGGTATCGGCAGCGCGATCCTCCAGGCGAGCAGCGGTGCCGGCCGCATGGACCTCGTCCTCGCGGCCACGTTCGTCGCGGGCGCGATCGGATTCGCGATCAACGAAGGGCTGGAACGGCTGGCTAGGCGCGCCTTCCCGTGGAGCACCGTGGCGAGCGCGGCGTGAACGGACTGCTGCTCCGATCTTCGGTTCTCGTTCCGGCCCTCGTCGCATGGGAGGCCGCCACGCGCTCGGCTGGCAGCGCGTTCTTCCCCCCGCCGAGCGCGATCGCCGCCGCGGCGGCGCGGCTGTGGTTCAGCGGACCTGCCACCCAAGCGTTCCTGGCCGACACCGTCTTCGAGGACGTCCTGCCCAGCGTGGTCCGCGTGCTCACCGGCTGGCTCATCGCCGTCGTGCTCGGAGTCACGGCAGGTGTCGCACTCGGCCGGTCCCGCGTCGCACTCGACTACGTCGGCCCTCAGCTCGCCTTCGCACGTGCGGTTCCCCCGCCCACGCTCATCCCGGTGTTCCTGGTGCTGTTCGGCATCGGAAGCACCATGCAGATCGCCACGATCGTCTTCGGTGCGCTGTGGCCCGTCCTGCTCAACGCCGCCGATGGAGCCCGCTCGCTCGACAGCGTGCAGGAGGACACGGCCAGATCCCTGCGCACCCCACTCGCATACCGGATCACGATGGTCGTGCTCCCCGCGGCCCTGCCGAAGATCTTCGCCGGGCTGCGGCTCAGCCTGTCGATCGCCGTGCTTCTCATGGTCGTGTCCGAGCTGGTCGGCGCCGCCAACGGGATCGGCTACGAGCTGATCTTCGCCCAGCGCCAGTTCGACTTCCCGGTCATGTGGGCCTGGATCGCCCTGCTCGGCCTCTTGGGGTACGGGCTCAACACGATCCTGCTCGTCGTCGAGCGGCGGGTGTTGCGCTGGCAGCCGTCTCGTGCGTCCCGGAAGGCCACGGATGTCCCTGCTTGAGGTGAGAGAGCTCGGCCATGTGTTTCCCGGCGGGCATCGGGCCATCGCGGAGCTCAGCTTCACGGTGGACGCGGGCGAACTCGTGTGCGTGGTCGGCCCGTCCGGATGTGGGAAGTCGACGCTGCTGCGCGCCGTGGGCGGGCTCCTCCCGCCGTCGAGCGGGGAAGTCCGGCTACACGGCGATCCTGTTCGCGGGGTGCCGGTCGATCTCGCCGTCGTGTTCCAGGACTACAGCCGCTCGCTCTTCCCCTGGCTCTCGACCCGCCGCAACGTCGAGTTCCCGCTGCGGTGGCGCGGGCTCGACCGCGCCGAGCGCCGCGAGCGGGCCACTGAGGCCCTGAGCGCCGTCGGGCTCGCCGATGCGGGGGAGCGGTTCCCGTGGCAGCTGTCCGGTGGGATGCAGCAGCGGGCGGCGATCGCTCGTGCGCTCGCGTGCCGACCCGCCGTGCTGCTCATGGACGAACCGTTCGCGTCGGTTGACGCGCAGACGCGACTCGAGTTGGAGGACCTGCTCCGTCAGGTGCAGCGGGAGCCTCGGGGGATGGAAGCCGGCGGAGCTTGCGGAGCCGGCGGGGCGGGTAAGCACTGCACCGTGCTCCTCGTCACGCACGACATCGACGAGAGCGTCTATCTCGCCGACCGGGTGCTGGTGCTCTCCCCGTCCCCGGCGACGATCGTCGCGGACCTGGCGGTCGGCCTGCCGGCCGACCGCGACCAGATCACGACGCGCGAGTCGCCGGAGTTCGTCGCGCTGCGCGGCGAGATCGCCCGGCTGCTCCGCGGACCGGCCGGAGTCAGATCACCACGTTGACCAGCCTGCCGGGCACCACGATCACCTTGCGAGGCGCCCGGCCGTCCAGCGCCGCGACGACCTTCTCGTCGGCCAGCGCAGCGGCTTGCACCTGGTCGGGCGAGGCGTCGGCCGGCACCGTGACGCGTGAGCGCACCTTGCCGTTGATCTGGATCGGGTACTCGACCGTGTCGGCCACCAGGTACCGCTCGTCGGCCACCGGGAACGGGTGATAGGCCAGCGAGCCATCGTGGCCCAGCAGCGACCACAGCTCCTCGGCGATGTGCGGCGTCAGCGGCGCCATCATCAGCACCAGCGGCTCCGCGACGGAGCGGGGCACGCCGACCGCGCCGTAGACCTTGGTCAGGTGGTTGTTCAGCTCGATCAGCTTGGCGGCGGCCGTGTTGTAGCGCAGCGCGAAGAAGTCGCTGTGCACGCCGGCGATCGCCCGGTGCAGCACCCGCAGCGTCTCGGTGTCGGGCTCGTCATCGGTGACCCGGACCGCGCCGGTCTGCTCGTCCACCAGGTTGCGCCACACACGCTGCAGGAACCGGTGCGAACCGATGACGTCACGGGTGGACCAGGGCCGGGACACCTCCAGCGGGCCCGTCGACATCTCGTACAGGCGGAAGGTGTCGGCGCCGTAGCGGTCGCACATCTCGTCGGGCGTCACCACGTTCTTCAGCGACTTGCCCATCTTCCCGTACTCCTGGCGCACGGGTTGGCCGTTCCACGTGAAACGCCCCTCTTCGTCCTCGACCACCTCCTCGGCCGGGACGTAGGCGCCGCGGGCATCGGTGTAGGCGTACGCCTGGATGTAGCCCTGGTTGACCAGCCTGCGGAACGGCTCCTCCGAGCTCAGGTGGCCCAGGTCGTGCAGGACCTTGTGCCAGAACCGCGCGTACAGCAGGTGCAGCACCGCATGCTCGACGCCGCCGACGTACAGGTCGACACCGCCGGGGTCGCCCGGTCGCGACGGGTCCTTGCCCAGCCAGTACTGCTCGACGTCCGGATCGACGAACCGCTCGTTGTTCTCCGGGTCCAGGTAGCGGATCGGGTACCAGCACGAGCCGGCCCACTGGGGCATCGTGTTGGTTTCACGGCGGTAGTGCCGCAGGCCGTCCCCCAGGTCCAGGTCGACCTCCACCCATTCGGTGGCGCGCGACAGCGGCGGCTCCGGCTCGGTGTCGGCGGCATTCGGGTCGTAGGTCTTGGGGGAGACGTCGTCGACGTCGGGCAGCTCGACCGGCAGCTGGTCGGCGGGCAGCGCGACCGGACCGTCCTCGTCCCAGGCGATCGGGAACGGCTCGCCCCAGTACCGCTGGCGGGAGAACAGCCAGTCGCGCAGCTTGTACTGCACCACTGCCTCGCCCGCGCCCCGCGCGGCCAGCCAGTCGGTGATTGCCCGCTTCGCCTCGGCGACGCCCATGCCGTTCAGGCTGATCTCGGCGTTCGCCGAGTTGATCGCCGGACCCTCCCCGGTGTACGCCTCGCCGTCCCAACCCTCGCTCGGCTGGACAGTGCGCACGATCGGCAGGCCGAAGGCCTCTGCGAAGTCCCAGTCGCGCTGGTCCTGCCCCGGCACGGCCATGATCGCGCCGGTGCCGTAGCCCATCAGCACGTAGTCGGCGACGAACACGGGGATCCGCTCGTCGTTGACCGGGTTGATGGCGTACGCACCGGTGAAGACGCCGGTCTTCTCCTTGTACTCCTGGCGGTCCAGCTCGGACTTGCGCTCCGCCGCAGTCCGGTACGCGGCAACCGCCTCCCGCGGATCGGCCGCTCCACCGGTCCACCGGGGGTCGACGCCGGCCGGCCACTCCTGGGGGACGATCGCGTCGACCAGCGGATGCTCAGGGGCCAGCACCATGTACGTGGCGCCGAACAGCGTGTCCGGCCGCGTGGTGAAGACCTCGATCGCCGTGCCGTCGATGGGGAAGCGGACCTGCGCGCCCTCGGAGCGACCGATCCAGTTCCGCTGCATCGTCTTGATCGAGTCCGGCCAGTCCAGCCGGTCCAGGTCGTCGATCAGGCGGTCGGCGTAGGCCGTGATCCGCATCATCCACTGCTTCAGGTTGCGGCGGAACACGGGGAAGTTGCCCCGCTCGCTGCGCCCGTCGGCGGTGACCTCCTCGTTGGCCAGCACCGTGCCCAGCCCGGGGCACCAGTTGACGGGCGCCTCGGAGATGTAGGCCAGCCGGTAGCCGTCGATCACAGCCCGCTGCTCGGCCCGCGTCAGCTCGCACCAGCCGCGCCCGTCAGGCGTGCGCCTCTTGTCCTGCGCGAACTCCGCCTCCAGTTCGGCGATGGGCCGCGCCTTCTGCTGCTTCTCGTCGTACCAGGAGTTGAAGATCTGCAGGAAGATCCACTGGGTCCAGCGGTAGAACTCGACGTCGGTGGTGGCCACCGAGCGGCGCTCGTCGTGGGCCAGGCCCAGCTGCCGCAGCTGCGCCTTGTAGCGCTGGATGTTCTCCTCGGTGGTCGTGCGCGGGTGCGTGCCGGTCTGTACCGCGTACTGCTCTGCCGGCAGGCCGAACGCGTCGAAGCCCATCGCGTGCAGCACGGTGCGGCCGTTCATCCGCAGGTAGCGGCCCAGCACGTCGGTGCCGATGAAGCCCAGCGGGTGGCCGACGTGCAGTCCCGCACCGGACGGGTAGGGGAACATGTCCAGCAGGTAGACCTTCTCGCGACCGATGGCCTCCGGGTCGGCCCACGGCCCGGACGGGTTCGGCGCGTGGAACGTGCCCTCGTTCTCCCACCGGTCCTGCCAGCGACGCTCGATCCGCGTGGCCAGCGCGGCGCCGTACCGGAACGGTGGGGCGCCGTCGTTGCTGGGAGCGTCGGCCCGCTCCGGCGCGGCTGCGGTCGTGTCCGTGCTCATGTCCCGCTCCTGGGAAGTCCGTGGGTGGCCCGAAAAACCAGAAGACCCCCCTGCTCGAGGCAGGAGGGGTCGGCCGCGCCGGGGCGTGTGCGACACGCTCAGTGCGGCGCGGCCTCGAGAAGGAGTCGGCGGGCCACGTCCCCAGGGTAGCGCCGCCGGTCCGAGCTGCGCGATCGGGTACGCGAGCGCGCCGCCTCGAAGGTCCGCGAGCGGAGCGGAGGCCATCGGCCCCGCGTAGCCTGGCCGCCGTGCCGCTCCCCATCCGCCTCGCCCTGGGTGTCCTGCTCGTCGTGCTCGGTGCCGCGCTTCTCACGATCGCGGTCCTCGGCCTGCGCCGGAAGCTGCGGCGCAACCGTTGGGCCGGCGTGCGCACGGTCGCGAGCCTGCGCTCGGACGCGGCGTTCGCGGTGGCCAACCAGGTGGCCGCGGCCCCGCTCGCCGCGGCGGGTGGCGTGGCCGCCGTGGGCGGCGCCGTCCTGCTGGCGGGAGCCACGGGCGTGCTCGGCTGGACTCTGGTCGTCGTGAGCACCATCGCCGTCTTCGTCCTCACCGGCGTCGCGGGTGTGGCGGGGGATCGCGCGGCCGGTGCCGTGCCGACGCCGGCTACCGGGCCGTCGGCGTGCGGCGGGGCGTGCGCGGGCTGCGACCTCGTCGCGGGCTGCCGCACCGCAGTGACCGGCGCGCCGCAGCAGGGCTAGTTGTTCCTCAGATCGAGCGGGTAGGTCGCGAGCAGCGAGAGCGGCATGCCCTGGCGCCGCAGCACGTGGCCCCACAGGCGGCCGTCGTGGCGGGCGAGCACGTCGTCCGGGATGGCGGGCACGACGATCCAGTCGCCCCGCTCGATCTCACCCGCGAGCTGTCCGGCGTCCCAGCCGGAGTAGCCGGCGAACACGCGCAGGCCGCGCAGGCTCGGCGCGATCGTCGCCGGGTCGGAGTCGAGGTCGACGAGCGCCACCGGCCCGCGCACCCTGATCAGCCCGTCGACCGCGTTCGGATCCTGCCCGGTGCGCACCGCCGCGAGGCAGAGGGCGGTCTCGCTCTCGACCGGACCGCCGACGAAGACCGAAGACGGCTGCGACGACAGCGGAGCCCACGACGGAAGGACGTCGCCCACCGTGACCTCGCTCGGCCGGTTCAGGACGACGCCGAGGGTGCCCCGGTCACGGTGCTCGATGATGTAGATCACAGTGCGCCGGAAGTGGGGGTCGAGCAGGCCGGGAGCCGCCACCAGCAGCGTGCCTGGCGCCACCTCCGAACCGGGAGCCGAACCAGAACGGGAGCGCTCGTCCACCACACGCCCATCGTCGCACCCCGCTCGGCGCAGTAGCCTCCAGCCGTGCCGTCTTCGGGCCATGGGCTGCCATCCGCCGCTGCCGCGGTCCCCGGCGCGACGCCGGGTGTGCGACTCGGCCTCGTCCGGCTGCTGCGCACCCCGGGCTTCCGCAGGCTGCTCGCCGTGCGCTTCGCCACGCAGTGGGGCGACGGCATGTTCCAGGCCGCCCTCGGCGGGGCCGTGCTGTTCAACCCTGAGCGGCAGGCCGACCCGCTCGCGGTGGCGGCGGGGCTCGCCGTGCTCCTGCTGCCCTACTCGCTGATCGGGCCGTTCGCCGGCGCACTCATCGACCGCTGGGACCGCAGGCGGGTCCTGCTCGGCGCGAGCCTCGTGCGCGCTGCGCTCGTCGTCGCGGTCGCGGCGGTGGTGCTGTCCGGTGGGGCCGGCATGGCGCTCTACCTGCCTGCGCTGGCCGCGGCGGGGGTGAACCGGTTCGTGCTCGCCGCGCTGTCGGTCGCGCTGCCCCACGTCGTGCCGCGCCAGCACCTGGTGGAGGCCAACACCTTCGCCGTCACGGCGGGCGCCGCTACGGCCGCGATCGGCGGGGCCACGGCGATCGGGCTGCGCGAGCTCGTCGGCACGGGCGACGCGGGGTCGGGCGCGGTGACCCTCGTGGGGATCGCCGGTTCCCTGACGGCCGCGGTGCTCGCCGCGCGGTTCCGGCGCAGGCAGCTCGGGCCAGACCGCACCGACGGCCACCGGTCAACGGTCAGCAGCGTGCTGCACGGTTTCGGCGACGGGGCGCGGGCGACGATCGCCACCCCGTCGGTGGCCGCGTCGTTCCTCGCACTCGGGACGCACCGGCTCGCGTTCGGCGTGTCGACGCTGCTCTCGTTGCTGCTGTTCCGGTACGCGTTCACCGACGCGGGCCCGCTGCGCGCCGGCATGGCGGGCCTCGGCGAGGCGGTCGTGCTCGCCGCGGCCGGACTGGGCACGGCGGCCCTCGTCACCCCGTGGATGGTGCGCCGGTGGGGCCGGCCGCGGACGGTGCGGGTGTCGCTCGTGGTCGCCACGGTCACGCAGCTCACTCTCGCGGCGTTGCTCTCGCTGCCCACCGTCATGGTGGCGGCCTTCGTGCTGGGGCTCACCGGTCAGATCGTCAAACTCTGCGCCGACGCCGCGGTGCAGGGCGAGGTTGGCGACGAGGTGCTCGGGCGCGTGTTCGCCCTCTACGACATCGTGTTCAACGTCGGCTACGTGCTGGCGGTGGCCGCTGCCGCCCTGCTCAGCCCGCCCGACGGGACGGCCCCGTTGCTCTTCGCCACGGCCGCCCTGCTGTACGTCCTCGGCCTCGTGGGCCACGACCTGCAGCTGCGCCGCGCCCGCCGGCTCGAGGCAATGTCAGCGAGGCCACCTTCCTGACGTCAGCTGACAGGAAGGTCGCCATGCTGACACTCAGCCGAGGTTCTCCGCCGCCCATGCCCGCAGCTCGGCCTCGGCCTCCTCGTAGGACATCGGGCCGCGCTCCATGCGCAGGGCCAGGAGGTGCTTGTATGCCTTGCCCACCTGCGGACCCGGCGGGATGCCCAGCAGCCGCATGATCTCGTTGCCGTCCAGGTCGGGGCGGATGGCGTCGAGGGTCTCCTGCTCGCTCAGGCGGGCGATCCGCTCCTCGAGGGAGTCGTAGCTGCGCTGCAGCGCGGCGGCGCGACGGCGGTTGCGGGTGGTGCAGTCGGAGCGCACCAGCTTGTGCAGGCGATCGAGCAGCGGGCCCGCGTCGGTGACGTAGCGGCGGACCGCGGAGTCGGTCCACTCGCCGCCCGAGTAGCCGTGGAAGCGCAGGTGCAGGAACACGAGCTGGGAGACGTCGTCCACGATCGCCTTCGAGTACTTCAGCTCGCGCAGCCGCTTCCGGGTCATCTTCGCGCCGACCACCTCGTGGTGGTGGAAGCTCACGCGCCCGTCCGGCTCCTTGCGCCTGGTGTCGGGCTTGCCGATGTCGTGCAGGAGCGCGGAGAGCCGGAGCACGAGGTCGGGACCGTCGGTCTCGCGCTCGATCGCCTGCTCCATGACGACGAGCGAGTGGGTGTAGACGTCCTTGTGCTGCATGTGCTCGTCGATCGCGAGCCGCATGGCTGGGACCTCGGGGAGCACCTGCTCGCACAGTCCGGTGTCGACCATCAGCTCGATGGCGCGCCGCGGGTGCGTGCCGAGGATCAGCTTGTTGAGCTCGGCCTGCACGCGCTCCCGGGTGATGCGGGCCAGCTCGCCGGCCATATTGGTCATCGCGACGAGAACCCGGTCGGCTGGGGTGAGTCCGAGCTGAGAGACGAACCGGGCGGCCCGCAGCATCCGCAGCGGATCGTCGGCGAACGACTCCTCCGGCGTTGCCGGCGTGTCCAGGGTGCCTGCGGCGAGTGCGGCGAGCCCGCCATACGGGTCGACGAACCGCCGCTCGGACCCGGTGAGCTCCACCGCCATCGCGTTGACGGTGAAGTCCCGCCGGACGAGGTCGTCCTCGATCGTGTCGCCGAATCGCACGACCGGGTTGCGGGAGACGCGGTCATAGGCGTCGGCGCGGAACGTCGTGATCTCGACGGTGGTGCCGCGCCGGCGGGCGCCGACCGTGCCGAAGGCGATGCCGGTGTCCCAGACCGCGTCGGTCCAGCCGTGGACGACGGCGAGGATCTCCTCGGGCCGGGCATCGGTCGTGAAGTCCAGATCGGACACCTCACGGCCGAGCAAGGCGTCGCGGACGCTGCCGCCCACCAGGAAGAGCCGGTGACCGGCGTCGGCGAACCGGGTAGCGAGCTCCTCGGCGACCGGGCCGATCGTGACCATCTGCACGACCGCATTCTGCTGGGCTCGCAGGAGTTCGGGGGGCGCGGCGCCGGAGGCCGTGGCGGGTGCGGACACGGCGCGCCAGTCTATGCGTCGCCCGTTCGAGGGGCGACGAGGATAGGCGGCACGCTCGCCTTGCACCGGCGTTCGGTGCCGGTCGCTCGTTACGATCCCCACATGTCTTCATCCCGCGGCCGCTCCGGGGGGCGTCGCGGGGGTCGTCCGGCAGAGCGCCGCAGACGGCTGCGTACGGTCGACGAGACGTCGGCGGGCGGGCTCGTCGTCGACCACGCCACGGGCGCGGCCGCTGTGATCGGCCGCCTCGACCGCAAGGGCCGCCTGCTGTGGTCGCTGCCCAAGGGCCACATCGAGGCCGGTGAGACGGCCGAGGAGGCGGCGGTGCGCGAGGTCGAGGAGGAAACCGGCATCATCGGCCGCGTGGTCGCACCGCTCGGCACGATCGACTTCTGGTTCGTCGCCGAGGACCGACGCGTCCACAAGACCGTCCACCACTTCCTGCTGCAGGCGCTCGGTGGAGAGCTGTCCGACGACGACGTCGAGGTCGCCGAGGTGGCCTGGGTGCCGCTCGACGAGCTCGAGGACCGCCTCGCGTACGCCGACGAACGCCGCCTCATCAGGAGGGCCACCGAGCTGCTGGAGGAATCCGCGTGAAGCCGGTCGCGACGCTCGTCGCGATCACCTTGCTGACGCTGGCCGGGCTGTTCGGCCCCGGTCCGGTCCCCGGCGCGGCCGCGGCGCCCGCGCAGGGGGATGTGGCGGACGGGCCGCTGCGGCTGGAGCTCGCGGAGATGTCCCCCCGGGTGGTCACGGCCGGCGGACCTCGCGACCTCGTGGTGGCGGGCACCCTCACCAACACCGGCGACGTCCCGGTGCGCGACCTGGGTATCCGGGTGCAGCGCGGCAACCCGGTCACGACGGAGGGTGCGCTGCGGGACGCGCTCGACGGCACTGCCCGCACCGACGCGGTCACCCCGCAGTTCATGCCGCTTCCGGAGCTCGCGCCCGGCGCGCAGCTGCCGGTGCGCCTGACCCTGCCGCTGCGTGGCGTGCCCGAGACCAGCCTCGCGCTGAACGCCACCGGAGTGCACGAGCTGCTCGTGAACGTCAACGGGTCGCCGGGCGACGGGGCGAGGGCCCGGCTCGCCGCGGTGCGGATGCTGCTTCCGGTGCTGTCGCTGCCGCCGGACCCTGCGGCTCCCGACCAGGTGCCGGAGGCCACGACCGGCGGGGCCATCCCGTTCTCGCTGCTCGTGCCGATCACCGACGTCCCGCGCAGGCTCGCCACCGTGCCGGGTGAGCCCACGCTGCTCACCGACGACGACCTGGCCGCCTCGTTGTCGCCCGACGGGCGCCTCGGCGGCCTCGTGGCGACGCTCGCGCGCAACGCGCCTGCGGACTCCCGGGTGCGCGAGGCGACGTGTCTCGCGATCAACCCAGAGTTGGTGGAGACCGCCGCGCAGATGCGAAGCGCGGACGGATACCAGGTCGTCGGCCCGGACGGCAACCCGGTTCCGGGCACCGGTGGGGCGGCAGCGGGCCAGTGGCTCGACCAGCTCGCGGCGGTCGCGCGCGGTGGCTGCGTGATCGCGCTGCCCTATGCCGACGCCGACCTCGTCGCCCTGACCAGGGCCGGCATGGCCGACCTGGCCAGCAGAGCCGTCACGGACGGACGTTCGGTGCTGCAGGGCGTCCTCCAGACGCCGGTGGTACCGGACGTCACGTGGCCGGTCGAAGGCGCGGTCGACGACGCGACTCTCGCGATGGCCGCCAAGGCGGGCGGCCGCTCGCTGCTGCTCTCGGCAGACGCCCTCGAGCAGGGGCGGACGACGTACGACTCGGGGGTTCTCCCGATCGCGGGCGGCCAGCGCGCCCAGTTCACGGTGCTGACCGATCCGCTCCTCACGCGGGCCGCTGCCGGCGTCCCCGACGTTCCCGGCGGTGACCTGGGCGCCGTGCGCAGCGGCTCGGCCCCATCGCTCAGCCCGGCGGGCACCGCGAGCGCGCTGTCCACACAGGACCTCATCGGGGCGCTCACGTTCCGCACCCAGGAGCCGGCAAACGGCGCGACCCGCACGCCCGGTCCACTGGTGCTCGCCCCTCCGCACCAGTGGACGGCCGACGGTGCCGCGACCGGCGCATTGCTCGGCGCCGTGGACCAGCTGCTCGACGTCGGCCGGATCGTGCCGAGAGGGCTCGACGACGTGCTTTCCATCGGGCCGTCGACGGGTGCGGCGGCGCTGCCGATCACCTACCCGTTGCACGTCGGCGGCCGCGAGGTGACCGGGCCGGCGCTCGACACGATCCGCTCCACCACCGGGGACATCGAGGATCTCGCCTCAGCGGCCGTACCGAACTCCGGCGTCGGGGTGAGCCCGGACGATGCCTTGACCCCGCTGCGCCGCGGTCTCCTGCGCCCGGCGTCGTCGGCGTGGCGCACCCGACCGGACGCCGCCGAGGGGGCAGCCACCGCACTCGCCGACCGCGTGGCCGGGCTCCGGGGCTCCATCCGCGTGCTCGAACCGCCCGGGCCCTACTCCCTCGGCACGTCCGACGCACCGATCCTGATCACCGTTGCGAACGGCCTTCCGGTCACCGTGCGGGTGGACGTGGAGATCCTGCCGTCCTCCGGCCTGCGCGTGGCGCCGATCGAGCCCCAGGAGGTGCCCCCGCTGGGCAGGCGCCAGGTTCGGGTGAGCGCAGAGGTGACCAGATCCGGGCAGTTCAGCGTGCAGGCAGCGGTGCGCAGCCCCGACGGCGAGTTGCTCGGGCAGCCGAGCCGGTTGCGAGTGCGGTCCACCGCCTACGGCACCATCACGGTGTGGTTGACGGCGAGCGCGGGCATCCTCCTCGTGGTGCTGGCCGGTCGTCGGGTCGTGCGCCGGATCCGTGGGGAGCCGAAGACCCCACGGCCCGGATCCGGCCCACCCCCGCCCCTCCCGGAGGGGCAGGCAGGCCCGCGCTCCCCCCACACCGGGGACCCGTTCCCGGACCCGTACGCCACCACGGATCGCCTCCCGGCGGTGCCGCCCCACGGGGGCAGGCCGCCCCCTGG encodes:
- a CDS encoding ABC transporter permease; protein product: MSAVRSLAGLLAVLALWEGSTRVGLVDARFVPPPSVVLVRVAELLGSEAFLRDVIATVLAWAIALGIAVAIAVPAGLVLGSVRAVRIATRALVELLRPIPSVALIPLVILLVGGGPEAKITLAVYASIWPILYNTVYGLDEIDPLLTETARACGTPRLHIATSVALPCAAPFMVTGVRLSAAIALIVVVSTEFLAGASRGIGSAILQASSGAGRMDLVLAATFVAGAIGFAINEGLERLARRAFPWSTVASAA
- a CDS encoding YqgE/AlgH family protein, which encodes MAPGTLLVAAPGLLDPHFRRTVIYIIEHRDRGTLGVVLNRPSEVTVGDVLPSWAPLSSQPSSVFVGGPVESETALCLAAVRTGQDPNAVDGLIRVRGPVALVDLDSDPATIAPSLRGLRVFAGYSGWDAGQLAGEIERGDWIVVPAIPDDVLARHDGRLWGHVLRRQGMPLSLLATYPLDLRNN
- a CDS encoding ABC transporter ATP-binding protein encodes the protein MSLLEVRELGHVFPGGHRAIAELSFTVDAGELVCVVGPSGCGKSTLLRAVGGLLPPSSGEVRLHGDPVRGVPVDLAVVFQDYSRSLFPWLSTRRNVEFPLRWRGLDRAERRERATEALSAVGLADAGERFPWQLSGGMQQRAAIARALACRPAVLLMDEPFASVDAQTRLELEDLLRQVQREPRGMEAGGACGAGGAGKHCTVLLVTHDIDESVYLADRVLVLSPSPATIVADLAVGLPADRDQITTRESPEFVALRGEIARLLRGPAGVRSPR
- a CDS encoding ABC transporter permease — protein: MNGLLLRSSVLVPALVAWEAATRSAGSAFFPPPSAIAAAAARLWFSGPATQAFLADTVFEDVLPSVVRVLTGWLIAVVLGVTAGVALGRSRVALDYVGPQLAFARAVPPPTLIPVFLVLFGIGSTMQIATIVFGALWPVLLNAADGARSLDSVQEDTARSLRTPLAYRITMVVLPAALPKIFAGLRLSLSIAVLLMVVSELVGAANGIGYELIFAQRQFDFPVMWAWIALLGLLGYGLNTILLVVERRVLRWQPSRASRKATDVPA
- a CDS encoding SdpI family protein, with the translated sequence MPLPIRLALGVLLVVLGAALLTIAVLGLRRKLRRNRWAGVRTVASLRSDAAFAVANQVAAAPLAAAGGVAAVGGAVLLAGATGVLGWTLVVVSTIAVFVLTGVAGVAGDRAAGAVPTPATGPSACGGACAGCDLVAGCRTAVTGAPQQG
- the leuS gene encoding leucine--tRNA ligase; translated protein: MSTDTTAAAPERADAPSNDGAPPFRYGAALATRIERRWQDRWENEGTFHAPNPSGPWADPEAIGREKVYLLDMFPYPSGAGLHVGHPLGFIGTDVLGRYLRMNGRTVLHAMGFDAFGLPAEQYAVQTGTHPRTTTEENIQRYKAQLRQLGLAHDERRSVATTDVEFYRWTQWIFLQIFNSWYDEKQQKARPIAELEAEFAQDKRRTPDGRGWCELTRAEQRAVIDGYRLAYISEAPVNWCPGLGTVLANEEVTADGRSERGNFPVFRRNLKQWMMRITAYADRLIDDLDRLDWPDSIKTMQRNWIGRSEGAQVRFPIDGTAIEVFTTRPDTLFGATYMVLAPEHPLVDAIVPQEWPAGVDPRWTGGAADPREAVAAYRTAAERKSELDRQEYKEKTGVFTGAYAINPVNDERIPVFVADYVLMGYGTGAIMAVPGQDQRDWDFAEAFGLPIVRTVQPSEGWDGEAYTGEGPAINSANAEISLNGMGVAEAKRAITDWLAARGAGEAVVQYKLRDWLFSRQRYWGEPFPIAWDEDGPVALPADQLPVELPDVDDVSPKTYDPNAADTEPEPPLSRATEWVEVDLDLGDGLRHYRRETNTMPQWAGSCWYPIRYLDPENNERFVDPDVEQYWLGKDPSRPGDPGGVDLYVGGVEHAVLHLLYARFWHKVLHDLGHLSSEEPFRRLVNQGYIQAYAYTDARGAYVPAEEVVEDEEGRFTWNGQPVRQEYGKMGKSLKNVVTPDEMCDRYGADTFRLYEMSTGPLEVSRPWSTRDVIGSHRFLQRVWRNLVDEQTGAVRVTDDEPDTETLRVLHRAIAGVHSDFFALRYNTAAAKLIELNNHLTKVYGAVGVPRSVAEPLVLMMAPLTPHIAEELWSLLGHDGSLAYHPFPVADERYLVADTVEYPIQINGKVRSRVTVPADASPDQVQAAALADEKVVAALDGRAPRKVIVVPGRLVNVVI
- a CDS encoding MFS transporter, whose protein sequence is MPSSGHGLPSAAAAVPGATPGVRLGLVRLLRTPGFRRLLAVRFATQWGDGMFQAALGGAVLFNPERQADPLAVAAGLAVLLLPYSLIGPFAGALIDRWDRRRVLLGASLVRAALVVAVAAVVLSGGAGMALYLPALAAAGVNRFVLAALSVALPHVVPRQHLVEANTFAVTAGAATAAIGGATAIGLRELVGTGDAGSGAVTLVGIAGSLTAAVLAARFRRRQLGPDRTDGHRSTVSSVLHGFGDGARATIATPSVAASFLALGTHRLAFGVSTLLSLLLFRYAFTDAGPLRAGMAGLGEAVVLAAAGLGTAALVTPWMVRRWGRPRTVRVSLVVATVTQLTLAALLSLPTVMVAAFVLGLTGQIVKLCADAAVQGEVGDEVLGRVFALYDIVFNVGYVLAVAAAALLSPPDGTAPLLFATAALLYVLGLVGHDLQLRRARRLEAMSARPPS